In Streptomyces sclerotialus, one genomic interval encodes:
- the lnt gene encoding apolipoprotein N-acyltransferase, which produces MPSGSETTAEAAPGPAQGPGKDGPAGDGTSAAAEAPDAAERRPGRLRRLGALVRRETPRTALAVLAGLALGLAFPPYDLWPLSLVAVAAFSLLTRGRTARQAAWTGLAFGWPFFFLLLKWLHVIGWDAVVGLSFAEAVFVALLGAGLAVTSRLKAWPLWAACLWVAQEWARDRVPFGGFPWGRLAFAHTGTPFTPLAALGGAPLVTFAVALAGTLLAAVAVTLRGLRGKAEGSGTRLRRAVPALEAFGLAAAVTVAGYAVPVPTDATDHVNIAVVQGNVQQPGMDFLGRPMQILDNHATATEKLAADVKAGRAKKPDLVIWPENSSDLDPFQYPEAKARIDEAVRAIGVPVLVGALVDHPSKPGYVFNEGIVWDPKTGPGASYTKQHPVPFGEYVPFRDQLSKVITRLQRVPRDFYPGDHAGVLNMAGAKLGDVICFEVAYDEIVHDTVNAGARALIVQTNNATYGRTGQPEQQLAMSRLRAVEHGRAVVTAATSGISAVVAPDGEVTHRIPEFTQGVVGASLPLREEKTVADRVGASPEWVIAMVGLLSCAAAFVLGRRGRTKDEKGQQ; this is translated from the coding sequence GTGCCATCGGGCTCCGAAACCACCGCCGAAGCCGCGCCGGGCCCCGCCCAGGGCCCTGGCAAGGACGGCCCCGCCGGCGACGGCACCTCCGCGGCCGCCGAGGCGCCCGACGCCGCAGAACGCCGCCCCGGACGCCTGCGCCGCCTCGGCGCCCTCGTACGCCGCGAGACCCCCCGCACGGCGCTGGCCGTGCTCGCCGGACTCGCCCTCGGGCTGGCCTTCCCGCCGTACGACCTGTGGCCGCTGTCGCTCGTCGCCGTGGCGGCGTTCAGCCTCCTCACCCGCGGCCGTACGGCCCGTCAGGCGGCCTGGACCGGTCTCGCGTTCGGCTGGCCGTTCTTCTTCCTGCTGCTGAAATGGCTGCACGTGATCGGCTGGGACGCCGTCGTCGGCCTCTCCTTCGCCGAGGCCGTCTTCGTGGCCCTGCTCGGTGCCGGACTCGCCGTCACCTCCCGCCTGAAGGCCTGGCCCCTGTGGGCGGCCTGCCTGTGGGTCGCCCAGGAATGGGCCCGCGACCGGGTGCCCTTCGGCGGCTTCCCCTGGGGCCGGCTCGCCTTCGCCCACACCGGTACGCCCTTCACCCCGCTCGCCGCGCTCGGCGGCGCACCCCTGGTGACCTTCGCCGTCGCCCTCGCCGGCACGCTGCTCGCCGCGGTCGCCGTGACCCTCCGGGGCCTGCGCGGCAAGGCCGAGGGCAGCGGCACGCGGCTGCGCCGGGCCGTCCCCGCGCTGGAGGCCTTCGGGCTGGCCGCGGCCGTCACGGTCGCCGGGTACGCCGTCCCCGTGCCGACCGACGCCACCGACCACGTGAACATCGCCGTCGTCCAGGGCAACGTCCAGCAGCCCGGCATGGACTTCCTCGGCCGCCCCATGCAGATCCTGGACAACCACGCCACGGCCACCGAGAAGCTGGCCGCCGACGTGAAGGCCGGCCGGGCGAAGAAGCCCGACCTCGTCATCTGGCCGGAGAACTCCTCCGACCTGGACCCGTTCCAGTACCCGGAGGCGAAGGCCCGCATCGACGAAGCGGTACGGGCGATCGGCGTACCGGTCCTGGTCGGCGCCCTCGTGGACCACCCCAGCAAGCCCGGCTACGTCTTCAACGAGGGCATCGTCTGGGACCCGAAGACCGGCCCCGGCGCCTCGTACACCAAGCAGCATCCGGTGCCCTTCGGCGAGTACGTGCCCTTCCGGGACCAGCTCAGCAAGGTCATCACCCGCCTCCAGCGGGTGCCGCGCGACTTCTACCCCGGCGACCACGCCGGCGTGCTGAACATGGCGGGCGCGAAGCTGGGCGACGTCATCTGCTTCGAGGTGGCGTACGACGAGATCGTCCACGACACCGTGAACGCCGGAGCGCGCGCCCTGATCGTGCAGACCAACAACGCCACCTACGGGCGCACCGGCCAGCCCGAGCAGCAGCTCGCGATGTCCCGGCTGCGCGCCGTCGAGCACGGCCGCGCCGTCGTCACCGCCGCCACCAGCGGCATCAGCGCCGTCGTCGCCCCGGACGGCGAAGTCACCCACCGCATCCCCGAATTCACCCAGGGCGTGGTCGGCGCGAGCCTTCCGCTACGGGAGGAAAAGACGGTCGCCGACCGCGTCGGCGCGTCTCCGGAATGGGTGATCGCTATGGTGGGCCTTCTGTCCTGCGCTGCCGCGTTCGTGCTCGGCCGGCGCGGGCGTACGAAGGACGAGAAGGGGCAGCAGTGA
- a CDS encoding polyprenol monophosphomannose synthase, which produces MTDGRQDGGQRRYGPLGDILVIIPTYNEAENIKPVVDRVRAGVPDAHVLVADDNSPDGTGKLADELAAGDDHVHVLHRQGKEGLGAAYLAGFQWGIEHGYDVLVEMDADGSHQPEELPRLLTALKGADLVLGSRWLPGGRVVNWPKYREFLSRGGSTYSRLLLDVPIRDVTGGFRAFRRETLQGLGLDEVASQGYCFQVDLARRAVEAGYHVVEVPITFVERERGDSKMSRDIVVEALWRVTAWGVGSRLDRLRGRKGN; this is translated from the coding sequence GTGACAGACGGCCGACAGGACGGCGGGCAGCGGCGGTACGGACCGCTGGGCGACATCTTGGTGATCATTCCGACGTACAACGAGGCGGAGAACATCAAGCCGGTCGTCGACCGGGTCCGTGCCGGGGTGCCCGACGCGCACGTACTGGTCGCGGACGACAACAGCCCGGACGGCACCGGCAAGCTCGCCGACGAACTGGCGGCCGGGGACGACCACGTGCACGTCCTGCACCGTCAGGGCAAGGAGGGCCTGGGCGCCGCCTACCTCGCCGGTTTCCAGTGGGGCATCGAGCACGGCTACGACGTCCTGGTGGAGATGGACGCCGACGGTTCGCACCAGCCCGAGGAGCTGCCCCGGCTGCTGACCGCCCTCAAGGGCGCCGACCTCGTACTGGGGTCGCGCTGGCTGCCCGGCGGCCGGGTGGTCAACTGGCCCAAGTACCGTGAATTCCTCTCCCGCGGCGGCAGCACCTACTCCCGGCTGCTGCTCGACGTACCGATCCGGGACGTCACCGGCGGCTTCCGGGCCTTCCGCAGGGAGACGCTGCAGGGGCTGGGCCTGGACGAGGTCGCCTCCCAGGGGTACTGCTTCCAGGTCGACCTGGCCCGCCGGGCCGTCGAGGCCGGCTACCACGTCGTCGAGGTGCCCATCACCTTCGTCGAACGGGAGCGGGGCGACAGCAAGATGAGCCGCGACATCGTCGTGGAGGCCCTGTGGCGGGTCACGGCCTGGGGCGTCGGCTCCCGCCTGGACAGGCTGCGCGGCAGGAAGGGCAACTGA
- the fxsA gene encoding FxsA family membrane protein yields MTSATTPPRSRPPQRSRARRLVPLGIAVWAVLEIWLLTLVGEAAGGLTVFLLLVAGVVLGGYVIKRAGRRAWKNLAGAFQQPGAHPEKPAPERSGGNILPMLGGLLLMCPGLVSDAAGLLCLFPPTRKLLQRRVERLLERQARHTPGSFGDAFQQARMHAPDGKVVQGEVIRDDEPPAAPRQDPPLPR; encoded by the coding sequence ATGACGTCCGCCACCACGCCACCGCGTTCCCGTCCGCCCCAGCGCTCCCGCGCCCGCCGTTTGGTCCCGCTCGGCATCGCCGTATGGGCCGTCCTGGAGATCTGGCTGCTCACCCTGGTCGGTGAGGCGGCGGGGGGACTGACGGTCTTTCTCCTGCTGGTGGCCGGCGTGGTGCTCGGCGGTTACGTCATCAAGCGGGCCGGCCGGCGCGCCTGGAAGAACCTGGCCGGGGCCTTCCAGCAGCCCGGCGCCCATCCCGAGAAGCCGGCCCCCGAGCGGAGCGGCGGCAACATCCTGCCGATGCTCGGCGGACTGCTCCTGATGTGCCCCGGGCTGGTCTCGGACGCGGCGGGGCTGCTGTGCCTCTTCCCGCCCACCAGGAAACTGCTCCAGCGGCGCGTGGAGCGGCTGCTGGAGCGCCAGGCGCGCCACACCCCCGGCTCCTTCGGAGACGCCTTCCAGCAGGCACGTATGCACGCTCCGGACGGGAAGGTCGTCCAGGGCGAGGTCATCCGCGACGACGAGCCGCCGGCCGCGCCGCGCCAGGACCCGCCGCTGCCCCGCTGA
- a CDS encoding RNA polymerase-binding protein RbpA: MSERALRGTRLVVTSYETDRGIDLAPRQAVEYACEKGHRFEMPFSVEAEIPSEWECKVCGAPALLVDGDGPEEKKGKPARTHWDMLMERRTREELEEVLAERLAVLRSGTMNIAVHPRDSNKKSA; the protein is encoded by the coding sequence ATGAGTGAGCGAGCTCTTCGCGGCACGCGACTTGTGGTGACCAGCTACGAGACCGACCGCGGCATCGACCTGGCCCCGCGCCAGGCGGTGGAGTACGCATGCGAGAAGGGACATCGCTTCGAGATGCCCTTCTCGGTAGAGGCCGAGATTCCGTCGGAGTGGGAGTGCAAGGTTTGCGGCGCTCCCGCACTTCTGGTGGATGGCGATGGCCCTGAGGAGAAGAAGGGCAAGCCCGCGCGTACGCACTGGGACATGCTCATGGAGCGGCGCACCCGCGAGGAGCTGGAGGAGGTGCTGGCCGAGAGGCTGGCCGTCCTGCGCTCCGGCACCATGAACATCGCCGTGCATCCGCGCGACAGCAACAAGAAGTCCGCCTGA
- a CDS encoding MFS transporter, whose protein sequence is MGVDIAVEAAEPRDGADRRREQRGWYWYDWANSVYSTTVLTVFLGPYLTSVAKAAADAEGFVHPLGIPVRAGSFYAYSVSASLLLSVLVMPLAAALADRSGRKKPLLGGCAYVGAAATTGMFFLDGDRYLLGGALLIVANVSFVISMMVYNSYLPQIAGPEERDAVSSRGWAFGYVAGALVLVADLVLYAGHASFGLSQESAIRICLASAGLWWAVFTVVPLRRLRDRLPVRSAASPAPPLGSSLRQLRETLRDLRRHPLTLSFLLAYLVYNDGVQTVITQASVFGSEELGLDQTTLIVAVLLVQALAAAGAVLMGRLARRHGAKRTILGSLVAWTAVIVAGYFLPAREPVWFFCLAVAIGLVLGGSQALSRSLYSHLIPRGKEAEYFAAYEISDRGVSWLGPLVFGVAYQVTGSYRDAIISLAAFFLIGFVLLSRVPVRRAAAAAGNRVPDLI, encoded by the coding sequence GTGGGTGTGGACATCGCCGTGGAAGCGGCAGAGCCGAGAGACGGCGCGGACCGGCGGCGCGAGCAGCGCGGCTGGTACTGGTACGACTGGGCGAACAGCGTCTACTCGACGACCGTCCTGACGGTGTTCCTCGGGCCGTACCTGACGTCCGTGGCCAAGGCGGCGGCGGACGCAGAGGGATTCGTCCACCCGCTGGGCATACCGGTACGGGCGGGGTCGTTCTACGCGTACTCGGTATCGGCATCGCTGCTGCTGTCGGTACTGGTGATGCCGCTGGCGGCCGCCCTGGCCGACCGCAGCGGACGCAAGAAGCCGCTGCTGGGCGGCTGCGCGTACGTGGGCGCCGCGGCGACGACCGGGATGTTCTTCCTGGACGGCGACCGCTATCTGCTCGGCGGCGCGCTGCTGATCGTCGCGAACGTGTCGTTCGTGATCTCGATGATGGTCTACAACTCCTACCTGCCCCAGATCGCGGGACCGGAGGAGCGGGACGCGGTGTCCTCCCGGGGCTGGGCCTTCGGGTACGTGGCGGGCGCGCTGGTCCTGGTGGCCGACCTGGTGCTGTACGCGGGCCACGCCTCCTTCGGGCTCTCCCAGGAGAGCGCCATCCGGATCTGCCTGGCCTCGGCGGGGCTGTGGTGGGCGGTGTTCACGGTGGTGCCGCTGCGGCGGCTCCGGGACCGGCTCCCGGTCCGGTCGGCGGCGTCCCCGGCCCCGCCCCTGGGCAGCAGTCTGCGGCAGCTCCGGGAGACGCTGCGCGACCTGCGCCGGCACCCGCTGACGCTGAGCTTCCTGCTCGCGTACCTGGTGTACAACGACGGCGTACAGACCGTGATCACCCAGGCGTCGGTGTTCGGCTCCGAGGAACTGGGCCTGGACCAGACGACGCTGATCGTGGCCGTACTGCTGGTGCAGGCGCTCGCGGCGGCGGGCGCGGTGCTGATGGGCCGGCTGGCCCGGCGGCACGGCGCCAAACGGACGATTCTCGGGTCACTGGTGGCCTGGACGGCCGTGATCGTCGCGGGGTACTTCCTGCCCGCACGGGAGCCCGTGTGGTTCTTCTGCCTGGCCGTGGCGATCGGGCTGGTGCTGGGCGGCAGCCAGGCGCTCTCGCGCTCGCTGTACTCGCATCTGATCCCGCGCGGAAAAGAGGCCGAATACTTCGCCGCCTACGAGATCAGCGACCGGGGCGTGAGCTGGCTGGGCCCGCTGGTCTTCGGGGTCGCGTACCAAGTGACGGGCAGCTACCGGGACGCGATCATCTCGCTGGCGGCGTTCTTCTTGATCGGATTTGTCCTGCTCAGCCGCGTGCCGGTGCGGCGCGCCGCGGCTGCCGCGGGGAATCGCGTACCGGACCTGATTTAG
- a CDS encoding glycerophosphodiester phosphodiesterase family protein, with protein MTALLPRPRHPYLDHPAPLAFAHRGGAADGLENTALAFRRAVAGGYRYLETDVHATSDGRLVAFHDATLDRVTDARGRIGALPWRAVRQARVAGREPLPLFEELLEEFPEARWNVDVKAEPALRPLLDLLRRTGAWDRVCVGSFSEDRVGRAQRLAGGRLATSLGTRGVAGLRLRSYGRSLPLDRLLGAAVRRSAVCVQVPERHAGLRVVDRLFLRAARQLGLQVHVWTVNDARRMADLLDLGVDGIMTDHIDTLRDVLTARGAWT; from the coding sequence GTGACCGCACTGCTCCCGCGCCCTCGCCACCCGTACCTCGACCACCCGGCGCCGCTCGCCTTCGCGCACCGGGGCGGCGCCGCCGACGGCCTGGAGAACACCGCGCTCGCCTTCCGCCGCGCCGTGGCGGGCGGCTACCGCTACCTGGAGACCGATGTGCACGCCACGTCGGACGGCCGCCTGGTGGCGTTCCACGACGCCACCCTGGACCGGGTCACCGACGCCCGCGGCCGCATCGGGGCACTGCCCTGGCGGGCCGTACGGCAGGCCAGGGTGGCGGGCCGGGAGCCGCTGCCGCTCTTCGAGGAGCTGCTGGAGGAGTTCCCCGAGGCGCGCTGGAACGTGGACGTGAAGGCGGAGCCGGCGCTGCGCCCGCTGCTGGACCTGCTGCGCCGTACGGGGGCGTGGGACCGGGTGTGCGTGGGCTCGTTCTCGGAGGACCGGGTGGGCCGGGCACAGCGGCTGGCGGGCGGCCGGCTGGCCACGTCGCTGGGTACCCGTGGGGTGGCGGGGCTGCGGCTGCGCTCCTACGGGCGGAGCCTGCCGCTGGACCGGCTGCTGGGGGCCGCGGTGCGGCGCAGCGCGGTGTGCGTACAGGTACCGGAGCGGCACGCGGGACTCCGGGTGGTGGACCGGCTCTTCCTCCGGGCCGCGCGCCAGCTCGGCCTGCAGGTGCATGTGTGGACGGTGAACGATGCGCGGCGGATGGCGGATCTGTTGGACCTCGGCGTGGATGGCATCATGACCGATCACATAGACACGCTGCGGGATGTGCTGACCGCGCGGGGCGCTTGGACCTGA